From the genome of Dioscorea cayenensis subsp. rotundata cultivar TDr96_F1 chromosome 24, TDr96_F1_v2_PseudoChromosome.rev07_lg8_w22 25.fasta, whole genome shotgun sequence:
CCACCTACTCCAAACAAACAACTAATGGTGATTGCTACATTCAGAAAAGGGTTACTTATAATAATAGGCATTCATGAAAACAATTGTTATTCATAGGTTAGAAGCCtacacattaaataaattataccaGTTAACCTTCCAACGTGCATGTGTAAGAAAGCAAGGCTGGAAATCCATCCATACCGACCATCAGAATCATGTAaagcaataaaattataaaagggCAAGATAGATATGTACCCAATCAGTTCATCTGGTGATGAAAGCCTGAGTTCCCTGAGAATGTTGAATGTGAGCATTGTTTGAGGACCTCGACCATCATGAGCCCTCACAATTGCCGTCAATGCCTGTGCAGCAATTCCATATCCACTGCATGATACAtgtaacatttaaaaaattttagtgcACATTCATGATGGTGACCACGCCCTCAATTTCAAGCATTCATCAAAAGTTCAAACAAAATATCATCCACCTAAAAATATGCAAGAATGTTAAAAACTTTCAAAATAAGTTTCAAAAAGCCAACAACATTACATGATATCTTATAATTGTAGAAGTTCAAATAAAGATAGCATTGGGTTAGATTTCCAAGTAACTGATACATCATCAGTCAAAACAAGATAgctatttattattcataaaacatGGGTCAGCAAGTTCAAGCTCAGCTTGATTAGGcttggtttatttttaaatttagtttacaGTTACACTTTTAAAAGTCATATGCTAAAGTTATAAACTTAATTTCAATCACTTTCACAAACCCAATAACAAAAATCTAAAAGAAATAACTTAAATACCAAGAATGCACTTTAAACATAATATTGTAATTATCAAGAAAGCTACATCTGTACCCAAACCATTTGCAATTTGCACTTTATATTAATGCTTGAAAATAATTTAGCAATTAACTTCaataactcaaaaataaaatctacGTTAGAATTATATATCACTTCCAATTGCAAACAAAATAGGATTAAGGTGAACAGCAAGGTCACTAACCACAATCAAGGCTTTTGCAACAATCATCTTGCAGAAGACAAAAGCTATCTTCCTATGCTGCTATTAAATGAGACCGAGTTGATTAATTATAGGTCAAATGAGAAGCAGACGAGAACTGACCTCCCCCAATCCCCTAATACTGGTCCAGCACCTGCGGCTCGTGCCTCTCTTCCATCCTCTGTATAAGCAGAAGCGATTGTACCTGTACCAGCAATCAATACACAGCCATGAAGCTTTCCCATTGTCCCACTAGCCAAAGCAGCCACAGCATCATTTTCCACGAATAACTTGACATGACTTGGAAATATACCCCTGAAAAAATTGGAAATAGAAGTTTCAGATTCATAAAAAGATACGGGGTAAGATAGTGCAAATGTACGATCAAAGAATATCAAGAGACACAGGGGGTTAGAGATGAAGTGATTGCATTTGTCAATGCTAAAAATTGAAAGCTgacatttatataaaatgatcACATAAGTTCAAGAAGCACATATAGTGcttaatataataatcaagCAAATGCAATGCATGAATAATTGgtagatatattgtttattatttgattacTAACCGGTTAGTTGCTAGAGCAGGTTGTCAAAGGAACACACAAATGGAAAGATTCAATTTGACAGATAGTTATTTAAATCAGGCTTGATTCTTGAGTATGTGGATCAGTTAATAAAGAAAAGGTAAGTGAGAATAGAATAAAAACAGAATTAACCTGAGCCAATCTCGTATTCTCTCTTGATCAGAAGGATGATTGACCCCAGATACCGCTAGGCAAACAGCCTGAACAATAGAACGAGTAGCACGAGCTTTTAAAAGGGCTTGAGCCATAACCCTCTCTATTGTCTCCCTGGCCGCAGTTTCTGCAAAATCAGAATTAAAATAAGCATTATTGCATTAGATGCATAAAAGTTgccattttgaataaaaaaaaatggagaaaggGCAATTAGACTTCCATATAAGAAGAATCACTTTccacattaaaaattttgaattaatgaaATAGCTAACAATCTCAGACAAGTCTGCAAAACAGGTAATGGATGAGTTTAGAGATTGTGAGGTGATCTCATCAAGGTGGCAGATCATGTGGCAATCCAATTGGGTAAATAATAATACAGATTATGATGTATCATAGACCACAAATCATTGAACGGCAGAATTTTAACTCAGTATAAACATCAACCCTAGACCATCAGTTTTTAACCATGACCAGAAGCCAGAATGATAAAATTTCTTCCAACAGACATAGATAATATTCTAGCCAGTTGAGCCAATAGGCAATTTCTTCCAACAAGAAACAAGTAtccttaaaataaaatatcatatgtAGACACTCATGAAATGCATTACTATTCACAATTCACTCTTCCTCTAGGATCACTGCAGGGTGAAACTGTGAATGTAAAATATACCATCAGCACAAGCTTGAAAACAGTGCAAAATTTTTCATTGTAACTATTGGCCTATATTCCATGGCAAAGAAAGGGTATGCATTAATCTAGCACTCCTCATGCAGGTTCATTATGCCCATAAATCAACTAGCAATTGGTTTCACAAATACCATTTTGTAGTAAAACTAAATGTAATATCAAGCATGACAATTAAAATCAAAGGCATGTCTGCATACTAGTGGCCTCAAGAGTCGCcgaaacaaacatgaaaataatcaCAATACCAAGACCTTTTATGAATCAAATGGCAATAAGCttcaaaacacacacacacacacacacacacacacacacacagtgaTAAACTTCAGGCCTACAAACGTACACATTCAAACGCTGAAATCTTcaaatcaacaaacaaacacaagccCTGAAAAAAGTTTCCGTTTTTATACCTCCAACGGAGTTATGATTGGAACAACCAGCAATGGCACGAGCGAGGACTGGAAAGGGCTCAGGCAGCAGCCCAGACGGCGCAGGCATTCCAGCCGCCATACATATGCACACAGTGGAAGCAGTGCCACCATCAAGGCCAAGGATGACTCCCCGATCCCCCTCCGGCATCTCACTCTCAAAATCCCATACTTCGCCATTTCTACACCTCTTCATCTCCACAAACTCCTCGAAATCCCCAAAAACCaacagaaaagaagaaaaaggtcgAACCTTTTGTGGCTCTTTCGATTGGCAATGGCGTTCAAAGAAGGAATCGAAAGAATCGAAACGAGGAATCGGATCGAAGAGAGGGAGAAGACGACTATATGTATGGATTCGTCGGAGCAAAACGCCAGAGAGAGAAAACAGTGAgacattttttatataaaataaaaatcgtttttcttttctgaatgatGAGAGGGAGCTCTTCATTTTACATACAAAGAGGTTTTTTTCGCACATCTAACCCCTGAAAACTTTATAATTCTATTTATATCCCTGCACAAGTACAATTTCATTTGAACCCCCGTAAACTCTAATTTTGCAAAGTAAACCTTTTTGTTAATATGTTTTAggtttctttattatatatatatatatatatgagatcgTGTCTTCCACGAAGATTCATAGAATTCAACAAAGTAGATTGCACAGTGCCATAAATAATAGTACAATAACAAAAATGAGACGCATCTttcagaaaatttataaaagacgAATAAAAACCCAACTACTAGTTTTCAGTGcaagtatatatttttggtattattCATGCTACTGTTTGTGCATCCATTTTGTGTCTGTATCTTTCTATCTCTTATCGGCAGTCGATGAATTTCctaaattttctataaattttgtGTCCAACCAATTCTTGATTTATTAGCATTATATCATCTATATAGAATGTTTATGTTTTACTATGGAGACGGGTTCAAATCTTATTATGTGGGTGAAAGACACATGTATTAAAAGGTTAATTTCATGCATGTGCATGTCTGACGGCTGCCTTGTtcacattttttaaaacaaaagtatTTCACTGAAATTTTGAATATGAaacgtaatatatatatatatatatatatatatgacatgagatatatattttgaaatacaGCAAATCAAATAATTGGAAACCAGCATAAATATACAATATgaatttgttttagttgtgAATAACTCTTTACCCAAGCACATTGTAATGCtagtaataaaatatgaattaaactAAAGAAATATTTGCCTACATATCTCCGAAAATTGGTTTCATTATGTGTGTActttccaataaaataaaaaaccatataTACCCTTTAAAATTTGCtatgttatttatttgcatatatacctcTCTCTACCCAcatatatcataaaaaatatatgataaattatataaataatattttttgtaatagtaaaattagaattttgtttaatttgattgGCATGTTGGTCAATGATTCAATTGCCAAtcatatacaaacaaatataaacttttgattatttgtttgctaataaaacaaataaaaaaataaagataaaaaattaaattaattaattaattagttaatttagtAGCAAAGATGTGCTTTATTTGTTTGGGTGATCAAAGATgtgctttatttgtttattagcaattttgatattttttatatctataaatttgttaataacatattcatttaaataaatgaaagggAAAATAACTTATAAgtccctgaaagtttcaaaacatcgaCCTTTTGACATTTAAATTTGCAAATAGACCCTCTTTTTTCTGACAACTTACTTTTCAGTTAATGTAGCTCACTCTGTCagattattctattttacaacataTACTTCCCACttaaaatgtataattttcatttaacatTGCATGTTTTCATGTAATCACataattttcacttaatatatagtaCCTTTTCGTTTAACATTTGGCATTTCCATTTAATATCCGACCTTTTcgtttaatattatgtgtttctaCTTAAAAAGTTGAGAGGTATTTCCGTTAACATCAGCTACTTTTATGACAAAAAAGACTGATAGTTCTGGTGAGTAGTGTGGTAGGATAATTCACTCAAAAACTTACTTGAAGATtggacacacacacaatcaaacaagaaaaaagagacATTCAAGTTGGTAATctagttcggcacaaccttgcctacatctggggagCCAGGCTcagagaaacaatccactaatagAGGTTATCAAGTAAAGAGTACAATACTCCCTTActctctcaagacaaagaataccctcttaagattgaTCAATGCCCACTTttctcaaccctcaccaaatGGTCTCTCTCTcatggctcatcctaaatcttcaagcaggatttCTTATATAGACGCATCGACGTTCAAATAAAccttctttttttgaaattctccgcggctttctaatttggacaccttccaaagttagatgttgcaataCCCAGTTGCAAtatggcccaccttactgaacatgactgagttctagccagttgcACCCAAATCTACAACCTTCAACCTTCCCAGTTCCTTCAGTCCGTCTCATAGTAGTTGACttgacccgagctcctcctacctgcagctgcttccttcctcacgtgaCTTCAGTAAGTCACCTCTCCCGAAGAACATGCCTACCAAGGCACatgcaaccatctcaccaaagatggtcaccgaagatctcccgatatTCTTTctaaacttggtccaagtttggttttcccaaatgatctttgtttgactcatggaaatattgttactaaacttgatctcatctcatccaagtttagccttcaatatcttcaagcatgatcttcaatatccatgcttggatcttcaaatctctaatcatatattATGTAATCTTTAATCAATCTCCATACATGATCAGTCTTCTTAAATAActccgcccataattagcttttggatctttcttcaaattgtgttgctaaatatagtcttgataatctcattgGCTTTTGTCCTTGtctaacttagtttgtgtcttcaaaatagcttcacaccaaattAAGCTcaatgcaatcttcatgatgatctttattcttgccaataatataatattccTCTCTTTAAGGTAGATCTTTTCTAAAAGGaattctatcaaagatatgatttatcatcccgaaTCTTACCAATGATAGAACAAATCATAccttaaataaaacttactcttcttgaagagatccatttatcttggagcattttccaaaattaatttgatcatcACATGGTCCATTGAGAGGAAATTCACTAAACATGGTCTTCATCATGATCTTTTAGCCCTTGTTGCTTCACATGACGCCTAGCTTCATCCACATCATTATCCTAGTCACTCCTTCATTTTACCATGTCCTCATTGTCATGTCACCTTCCTTTGTTATGTCACCTCTTGACTTGTCAAATAATGTCAATCCATGTCGACAGACCTAACAAAGACAAAAAAGTATGTTGtcagaagaaaattttttttttttgggaataccCAAACTTGATGGGACAAACTACGAATAAGTGAAACTTGAAgggatttttaaaatatttacggtaaataaaataaaaataaaaattatgtcaGTAAGATtaagttaaaataataaaacatttcaCAAACTCAATTTATGTAAACATATCACCTTGCAAACCATTGAAATTACT
Proteins encoded in this window:
- the LOC120252805 gene encoding N-acetyl-D-glucosamine kinase-like isoform X2; this translates as MKRCRNGEVWDFESEMPEGDRGVILGLDGGTASTVCICMAAGMPAPSGLLPEPFPVLARAIAGCSNHNSVGETAARETIERVMAQALLKARATRSIVQAVCLAVSGVNHPSDQERIRDWLRGIFPSHVKLFVENDAVAALASGTMGKLHGCVLIAGTGTIASAYTEDGREARAAGAGPVLGDWGSGYGIAAQALTAIVRAHDGRGPQTMLTFNILRELRLSSPDELIGWTYSDTSWARIAELVPVVVSSAEAGDEVANRILRGSVLELAESVMAVVKRLGLCGGDGKGTFPLVMVGGVLQPNKRWDIGKEVVGCVSKVYPGVQPIRPKVEPAVGAALLAWNCFVREFAGELAY
- the LOC120252805 gene encoding N-acetyl-D-glucosamine kinase-like isoform X1 yields the protein MKRCRNGEVWDFESEMPEGDRGVILGLDGGTASTVCICMAAGMPAPSGLLPEPFPVLARAIAGCSNHNSVGETAARETIERVMAQALLKARATRSIVQAVCLAVSGVNHPSDQERIRDWLRGIFPSHVKLFVENDAVAALASGTMGKLHGCVLIAGTGTIASAYTEDGREARAAGAGPVLGDWGSGYGIAAQALTAIVRAHDGRGPQTMLTFNILRELRLSSPDELIGWTYSDTSWARIAELVPVVVSSAEAGDEVANRILRGSVLELAESVMAVVKRLGLCGGDGKGTFPLVMVGGVLQPNKRWDIGKEVVGCVSKVYPGVQPIRPKQVEPAVGAALLAWNCFVREFAGELAY